A window of the Acidobacteriota bacterium genome harbors these coding sequences:
- the galU gene encoding UTP--glucose-1-phosphate uridylyltransferase GalU, translated as MSKSASTSPIRKAVFPAAGLGTRFLPATKAQPKEMLPIVDKPVIQYVIEEAVDSGITDIIIVTGRGKNAIEDHFDVSFELERVLAERGQSEQLRLVREISDMIRVSYVRQKEALGLGHAVLVARALIGDEPFAVFLGDDVIDAKVPCMRQMIEAYKKKNASIIALEAVDPARTKDYGVIAGKPAGGSLYRLTDLVEKPPPEEAPSNLAIIGRYILTPEVFDHLERVQPDRKGERQLTDGLRSLLREQAIYGYRFSGKRYDTGNKLGFLKATVEFALKREDLGGEFREYLRGVDLDAGSSTRVRTSRSGRRKSPSHR; from the coding sequence ATGTCGAAGAGCGCCAGCACGTCCCCGATCCGAAAGGCGGTCTTTCCGGCCGCCGGCCTCGGAACCCGGTTCCTCCCGGCGACGAAGGCGCAGCCGAAGGAGATGCTGCCGATCGTCGACAAGCCGGTCATCCAGTACGTCATTGAGGAGGCCGTCGACTCCGGAATCACCGACATCATCATCGTGACGGGCCGCGGCAAGAACGCGATCGAGGACCATTTCGACGTCTCGTTCGAGCTCGAGCGCGTTCTCGCCGAGCGCGGCCAGAGCGAGCAGCTGCGGCTCGTCCGCGAGATCTCGGACATGATCCGCGTGTCGTACGTGAGGCAGAAGGAGGCCCTGGGGCTCGGGCACGCGGTGCTCGTGGCCCGCGCCCTGATAGGAGACGAGCCCTTCGCCGTCTTCCTCGGCGACGACGTCATCGACGCGAAGGTCCCATGCATGCGGCAGATGATCGAGGCGTACAAGAAGAAGAACGCGTCGATCATCGCCCTCGAGGCGGTCGATCCCGCACGCACGAAGGACTACGGAGTGATCGCGGGGAAGCCCGCCGGCGGGAGCCTGTACCGGCTGACCGACCTCGTCGAGAAGCCGCCCCCCGAGGAGGCCCCGAGCAACCTCGCCATCATCGGGCGGTACATCCTCACGCCGGAGGTCTTCGATCACCTCGAGAGGGTGCAGCCCGATCGCAAGGGAGAGCGCCAGCTCACGGACGGACTCCGCTCCCTCCTCCGCGAGCAGGCGATCTACGGGTACCGGTTCTCCGGGAAGCGATACGACACGGGGAACAAGCTCGGGTTCCTGAAGGCGACGGTCGAGTTCGCGCTCAAGCGGGAGGATCTCGGGGGGGAATTCCGCGAGTACCTCCGCGGGGTCGATCTCGACGCGGGAAGTTCGACCCGCGTCAGGACCTCTCGATCCGGCCGGCGGAAATCACCCTCTCATAGATAG
- a CDS encoding glycosyltransferase: MKVLFVSPAGAMGGAERSLLDLVASLRACDPRLEMAAALLAPGPLAEALGECGVDAHTLEMPASFATIGDNPSPESGSATPLAFLGGLGRAGTELPGFISRFRALVRDARPDIVHTNGNKAHLIASLGARGGPALLWHVRDFIGSRRVMRRALALARLRSSGAIAISDAVRRDLEAAVPGLSVDVVHNAVDVDAFSPGPADGRRLDRLAGAAAPPGDVLRIGLVATYAHWKGHSLFLDAAARVAGSDAAGRCRFYVIGGPIYGTRGSQAAEGDLRAQASSLGLSRRVAFVGFQDDVASVYRDLDVVVHASTQPEPFGRTIVEAMACGRPVVVSRGGGAPEIFTEGEDAVGFMSGDAGDLASVILRLVARPDLRRGLGERGRVTAVTRYSRARLGPEVRTIYERVISAGRIERS, from the coding sequence GTGAAGGTCCTCTTCGTGAGCCCTGCGGGCGCGATGGGTGGGGCCGAGAGGAGCCTTCTCGATCTCGTCGCGTCGCTCCGCGCGTGCGATCCCCGACTCGAAATGGCCGCGGCGCTCCTCGCCCCCGGCCCGCTGGCGGAAGCCCTGGGGGAGTGCGGCGTCGATGCGCACACGCTCGAGATGCCGGCCTCCTTCGCGACCATCGGGGACAATCCATCTCCTGAATCCGGCTCCGCGACTCCGCTTGCCTTTCTCGGGGGGCTTGGGCGCGCCGGGACGGAGTTGCCCGGCTTCATCAGTCGCTTCCGCGCGCTGGTCCGCGACGCGCGCCCCGACATCGTCCACACCAACGGGAACAAGGCGCACCTCATCGCTTCGCTGGGCGCCCGGGGCGGGCCCGCGCTGCTCTGGCACGTCCGCGATTTCATCGGCTCGCGCCGAGTGATGCGCCGGGCGCTCGCACTCGCCCGGCTGCGCTCGTCAGGGGCGATCGCGATCTCCGATGCCGTCCGCCGTGATCTCGAAGCGGCGGTGCCGGGGCTGAGCGTGGACGTCGTCCACAACGCCGTCGACGTCGACGCCTTCTCTCCCGGGCCGGCGGACGGTCGGCGGCTCGACCGTCTTGCGGGTGCGGCCGCGCCCCCTGGGGATGTGCTCCGCATCGGACTCGTCGCGACGTACGCGCACTGGAAGGGGCACTCCCTCTTCCTCGACGCCGCGGCGCGCGTCGCAGGCTCGGATGCCGCCGGGCGTTGCCGGTTCTACGTGATCGGCGGCCCGATATACGGGACGAGAGGATCCCAGGCGGCGGAGGGAGACCTCCGCGCGCAGGCCTCGTCCCTCGGGCTCTCGAGGCGGGTGGCGTTCGTGGGATTTCAGGACGACGTCGCCTCGGTCTACCGGGATCTCGACGTCGTTGTCCATGCGAGCACGCAGCCGGAGCCGTTCGGCCGGACGATCGTGGAGGCGATGGCCTGCGGCAGGCCCGTTGTGGTGTCGAGGGGAGGTGGGGCTCCGGAGATATTCACGGAAGGGGAGGACGCCGTCGGCTTCATGTCCGGAGACGCCGGGGACCTGGCCTCCGTGATCCTGCGTCTCGTGGCGCGCCCCGATCTGCGGCGCGGGCTCGGCGAGAGGGGCCGCGTGACCGCGGTGACGCGATACTCCCGCGCGCGACTCGGGCCGGAGGTCAGGACTATCTATGAGAGGGTGATTTCCGCCGGCCGGATCGAGAGGTCCTGA
- a CDS encoding glycosyltransferase family 4 protein — protein MPRADRERPRREARRRRGEIAVLFVGAFDRKGLATAIDAVARLDGAARSRLRLIAVGSGAREPYLARAARLGVGDRLVFAGYQKEVAACYRAADIFLFPTLYEPFGMVILEAMATGLPAIVSRCAGGAELIENGVSGLLLDDPADPAEIARALSALIADDAARVSIGRAARRVAEARSWDVVAREYAAVLAPLMGGA, from the coding sequence GTGCCTCGGGCTGACCGAGAACGTCCACGTCGTGAGGCACGGCGTCGACGCGGCGAGATCGCCGTGCTCTTCGTCGGGGCGTTCGATCGGAAGGGGCTCGCGACCGCCATCGACGCAGTCGCCCGACTCGACGGCGCCGCGCGCTCGCGCCTGCGTCTCATCGCCGTCGGATCGGGGGCCCGCGAGCCGTATCTCGCGCGCGCCGCGCGCCTCGGCGTCGGGGATCGCCTGGTCTTCGCGGGGTACCAGAAGGAGGTCGCCGCCTGCTACCGGGCCGCCGACATCTTCCTCTTCCCGACCCTGTACGAGCCGTTCGGCATGGTCATCCTCGAGGCGATGGCCACGGGGCTCCCGGCCATCGTGTCGCGCTGCGCGGGGGGCGCGGAGCTGATCGAGAACGGCGTCTCCGGCCTCCTCCTCGACGATCCGGCGGACCCCGCGGAGATCGCGCGCGCTCTGTCGGCTCTGATCGCCGATGACGCGGCGCGAGTCTCGATCGGGAGGGCGGCCCGCCGCGTGGCGGAGGCCCGGAGCTGGGACGTCGTCGCGAGGGAGTACGCGGCGGTTCTCGCGCCGTTGATGGGTGGCGCGTGA
- a CDS encoding zinc ribbon domain-containing protein, giving the protein MPLYEYECLKCHHRFELIRKFSDPPLTKCIKCGGKVEKLMSAPAIAFKGSGWYVTDYGGKKGGGEPTKSEPKGDSKSESKSDSKTETTSEVKTESKSDSTKGAGGGSKGNDAGDRKKGKSKS; this is encoded by the coding sequence TTGCCCCTCTACGAATACGAGTGCCTCAAGTGCCACCATCGCTTCGAGCTGATCCGGAAGTTCTCCGATCCCCCTCTGACGAAATGCATCAAGTGCGGAGGGAAGGTCGAGAAACTGATGTCGGCCCCGGCGATCGCGTTCAAGGGCTCGGGCTGGTACGTCACCGACTACGGCGGGAAGAAGGGGGGAGGCGAGCCGACGAAGAGCGAGCCGAAGGGCGACTCCAAATCCGAGTCCAAGTCCGACTCCAAGACGGAGACGACGTCGGAGGTGAAGACGGAGTCGAAGTCGGATTCGACCAAGGGCGCGGGCGGCGGCTCGAAGGGAAACGACGCCGGCGACAGGAAGAAGGGGAAGAGCAAGTCCTGA
- the hemG gene encoding protoporphyrinogen oxidase, with translation MTGPPRIAVLGAGIAGLSTAYHLEKISRERGVGVDCRLFEAAPEVGGVIRSERVDGFLLDTGPDSLFKGKPAAVELARELGLGDEILEASRQDLPTLIYSRGKLRPLPAGLEMLSPTQVVPFLMSGLISFRGKLRMFAEPFIAPGAGDPDESVAAFIRRRFGAEASEKIAGPLFAGIHAGDPERLSILSTFPRLVEMERRHGSLAAALRRAPKAQGVPSPPRPGRPGPPFVSFRGGIRRIVEALEASLRTTRIERGATATRVDLAAGGYRVHFRGREPIDVDACVVAVPAPQAAALLEPLAPAVAGGLRMIRYASSATVFLGYRASEAGPLPGSTGFLIPFTERRRIFGCTFVSNKFLGRAPDGSVLVRAFVGGAVDESRAEIADADMVAMVREEIAALIGLGAEPTMVRVARWSKANPQYDVGHQGIVAAIDSELRKLPGLIVTGSGLRGVGIPDGVASGREAATRILSGPASGGGARLDRGTPGP, from the coding sequence GTGACCGGGCCGCCGAGAATCGCCGTCCTTGGGGCCGGCATCGCCGGCCTCTCGACCGCCTATCACCTCGAGAAGATCTCGCGGGAGCGCGGCGTAGGGGTAGACTGCCGGCTCTTCGAGGCGGCGCCGGAGGTCGGCGGCGTCATCCGCAGCGAGCGCGTGGACGGATTCCTCCTCGACACGGGCCCCGACTCTCTCTTCAAGGGGAAGCCCGCCGCCGTCGAGCTCGCGCGAGAGCTGGGCCTCGGGGACGAGATCCTCGAGGCGAGCCGGCAGGATCTGCCGACTCTGATCTACTCGCGGGGGAAGCTCCGGCCTCTCCCCGCAGGCCTCGAGATGCTCTCGCCGACGCAGGTCGTCCCCTTCCTGATGAGCGGGCTCATCTCCTTTCGCGGCAAGCTCCGGATGTTCGCCGAGCCGTTCATCGCCCCGGGCGCCGGCGATCCCGACGAGTCGGTCGCGGCCTTCATCAGGCGCCGCTTCGGGGCCGAGGCGTCCGAGAAGATCGCCGGCCCGCTCTTCGCCGGGATTCACGCGGGGGACCCGGAGCGACTCAGCATCCTGAGCACCTTTCCCCGACTCGTCGAGATGGAGCGCCGGCACGGCAGCCTCGCCGCCGCGCTGCGGAGGGCGCCGAAGGCGCAGGGCGTGCCGTCACCGCCGCGGCCGGGGCGGCCGGGTCCGCCGTTCGTTTCGTTTCGAGGAGGCATCCGCAGGATCGTGGAGGCTCTGGAGGCCTCGCTCCGCACGACGCGCATCGAGCGCGGGGCGACAGCCACGCGGGTGGATCTCGCGGCGGGCGGATACCGCGTTCACTTCAGGGGCCGCGAGCCGATCGACGTCGACGCGTGCGTCGTCGCGGTCCCGGCGCCCCAGGCGGCGGCGCTCCTCGAGCCGCTGGCGCCCGCCGTCGCCGGGGGGCTCCGGATGATTCGGTACGCCTCGTCGGCGACCGTCTTCCTCGGGTACCGCGCCTCGGAGGCGGGGCCTCTCCCCGGGAGCACCGGCTTCCTCATCCCGTTCACCGAGAGGCGACGCATCTTCGGCTGCACCTTCGTGTCGAACAAGTTCCTCGGCCGCGCCCCGGACGGGAGCGTCCTCGTCCGCGCGTTCGTCGGCGGCGCGGTGGACGAATCGCGCGCGGAGATCGCGGACGCCGACATGGTGGCGATGGTGCGCGAGGAGATCGCCGCGCTCATCGGGCTCGGGGCGGAGCCGACGATGGTGCGCGTCGCGAGATGGTCGAAGGCCAACCCCCAGTACGACGTCGGGCACCAGGGGATCGTGGCGGCCATCGACTCGGAGCTTCGCAAGCTGCCGGGGCTGATCGTGACCGGAAGCGGTCTCCGCGGCGTCGGGATCCCCGATGGTGTGGCCTCGGGGCGCGAAGCCGCGACGCGGATCCTTTCCGGTCCGGCCTCCGGCGGGGGCGCGCGCCTTGACAGGGGGACCCCGGGTCCGTAG
- the hemH gene encoding ferrochelatase produces the protein MERRVDSARTGAAGVMLMAYGAPVSLDDVAGFFTDIRGGRRPPDDRIEELKGRYRMIGGGASLLEITNAQARALEAALGAGGERIPVFVGMRHAPPFIRERVAEVAASGVKRLVGLALAPHFSSLSVGAYHLKLTEAVATLASPPELRLVDEYHAHPLFVAALAETLSAAMDAARGAGRGPIRVLFTAHSLPERIVLAGEPYRDQLLETARLVAAKVGVPDWEFAFQSASPTGEPWLGPDILVTMRRLAAEGRLDVVVQPVGFVSDHLEILYDLDILCRGEAERLGVRFRRAESLNARPAFIAALASVVRERLAATPAGRASRA, from the coding sequence ATGGAACGTCGAGTCGATTCCGCCCGGACGGGGGCCGCCGGCGTCATGCTCATGGCCTACGGCGCTCCCGTGTCCCTCGACGACGTCGCCGGATTTTTCACCGACATCCGGGGAGGGCGGAGGCCGCCCGACGACAGGATCGAGGAGCTGAAGGGCCGCTACCGGATGATCGGGGGCGGCGCCTCGCTCCTCGAGATCACGAACGCCCAGGCCCGTGCCCTCGAGGCGGCGCTCGGCGCCGGCGGCGAGCGCATTCCCGTCTTCGTCGGCATGCGCCACGCGCCCCCGTTCATCCGCGAGCGCGTCGCGGAGGTCGCCGCGTCGGGGGTGAAGCGCCTGGTCGGCCTCGCGCTCGCGCCTCACTTCTCCAGCCTGAGCGTCGGCGCGTACCATCTCAAGCTGACGGAGGCCGTCGCGACGCTCGCCTCGCCCCCGGAGCTCCGGCTCGTGGACGAGTACCACGCGCACCCACTCTTCGTCGCAGCCCTCGCCGAAACGCTCTCGGCGGCCATGGATGCCGCGCGCGGGGCAGGCCGGGGGCCGATCCGCGTCCTCTTCACCGCCCACTCGCTCCCGGAGCGCATCGTCCTGGCGGGGGAGCCGTACCGCGATCAGCTCCTCGAGACGGCGCGCCTCGTGGCCGCGAAGGTCGGCGTGCCGGACTGGGAGTTCGCCTTCCAGAGCGCGAGCCCGACCGGCGAGCCGTGGCTTGGCCCGGACATCCTGGTGACAATGAGGCGGCTCGCCGCGGAGGGGCGGCTCGACGTCGTCGTCCAGCCGGTCGGATTCGTCTCCGACCATCTCGAGATCCTCTACGACCTCGATATCCTCTGCCGCGGCGAGGCGGAGCGGCTCGGCGTGCGATTCCGGCGGGCCGAATCCCTGAACGCCCGCCCGGCGTTCATCGCCGCGCTGGCGTCCGTCGTGCGCGAGCGGCTGGCCGCCACGCCCGCGGGGCGGGCCTCGCGCGCGTGA
- the hemE gene encoding uroporphyrinogen decarboxylase, protein MLESPSHARGASPPMSGDQTHRFLRACRREPVDCTPVWFMRQAGRYQPEYRALREKHSILEICKTPHLAAEVTMLPVTQMDVDAAIIFGDLMLPLEGIGVDYDLRENVGPVIASPIRSEEQVRALREFEPRRDVPYLLEALALVRRELDGKVPLIGFAGAPFTLAAYMIEGKGSRDYRQTKTFMFSRPDLWRRLMDHVTRTLVTYLRAQVEAGAQVVQIFDSWVGCLSPADYREQVLPHVRSLFSGLSGIGVPTIHFGTDTATLLEMMAAAGGDVVGADWRIDLAEAWRLIGPGRAIQGNLDPVALFADFDVVSRRAASILDAAGGRPGHIFNLGHGILPGTPVDTVRRLTDFVHERSAALNARG, encoded by the coding sequence ATGCTAGAATCGCCATCCCACGCACGAGGAGCGAGCCCACCGATGAGCGGGGATCAGACCCACCGTTTCCTGAGAGCCTGCCGGCGAGAGCCCGTCGACTGCACGCCCGTCTGGTTCATGCGCCAGGCCGGGAGGTACCAGCCCGAGTACCGCGCGCTCCGGGAGAAGCACTCCATCCTCGAGATCTGCAAGACGCCTCATCTGGCCGCGGAGGTCACGATGCTCCCGGTGACGCAGATGGACGTGGACGCCGCGATCATCTTCGGCGATCTCATGCTGCCCCTCGAGGGGATCGGCGTCGACTACGACCTCCGCGAGAACGTCGGCCCGGTCATCGCCTCGCCCATCCGGAGCGAGGAGCAGGTGCGGGCGCTCCGGGAGTTCGAGCCACGGCGCGACGTTCCCTACCTTCTCGAAGCGCTGGCCCTCGTCCGCCGCGAGCTCGACGGAAAAGTCCCTCTCATCGGCTTCGCCGGCGCCCCCTTCACGCTCGCCGCGTACATGATCGAGGGGAAGGGGAGCCGCGACTACCGGCAGACCAAGACGTTCATGTTCTCCCGGCCCGATCTCTGGCGACGGCTCATGGATCACGTGACGAGGACCCTCGTCACCTACCTGAGGGCCCAGGTCGAAGCGGGAGCGCAGGTGGTGCAGATCTTCGACTCGTGGGTCGGGTGCCTTTCCCCCGCGGACTACCGGGAGCAGGTCCTGCCTCACGTCCGCTCCCTCTTCTCGGGGCTCTCCGGAATCGGCGTCCCGACGATTCACTTCGGCACCGATACGGCCACGCTCCTCGAGATGATGGCGGCGGCGGGCGGCGACGTCGTCGGAGCCGACTGGCGTATCGATCTCGCGGAGGCCTGGCGCCTCATCGGGCCGGGGCGCGCCATCCAGGGAAATCTCGATCCGGTCGCTCTCTTCGCCGACTTCGACGTCGTCTCGCGGCGCGCCGCCTCGATTCTCGATGCGGCGGGGGGCCGGCCCGGCCACATCTTCAACCTCGGGCACGGAATCCTCCCGGGGACTCCGGTCGATACGGTGCGCCGCCTCACCGATTTCGTGCACGAGCGCTCCGCGGCGCTCAATGCGCGCGGCTGA
- a CDS encoding FkbM family methyltransferase — protein sequence MAVTDVNVRRVDEFDLGRVSLVKIDVEGYEAAVLEPGRGVIESDRPRVIVEVTPSNRMAIARRFEATGDSVSVVARNRLVPLPDGIERYDGPKYNFVFLPTPARGRAHAAMWRREGARG from the coding sequence CCGTCGCGTGGACGAATTCGATCTCGGTCGCGTCTCTCTCGTCAAGATCGACGTCGAGGGATACGAGGCGGCGGTTCTCGAGCCGGGCCGGGGCGTCATCGAGTCGGATCGGCCCAGGGTGATCGTGGAGGTGACTCCATCGAATCGCATGGCCATCGCCCGCAGGTTCGAAGCCACGGGGGATTCGGTGTCCGTCGTTGCCCGGAACCGCCTGGTTCCGCTGCCCGACGGGATCGAGAGGTACGACGGGCCTAAGTACAACTTCGTCTTCTTACCGACTCCCGCCAGGGGTCGAGCCCATGCGGCGATGTGGCGCCGTGAGGGGGCGCGCGGATGA